In the Streptomyces sp. 840.1 genome, one interval contains:
- a CDS encoding zinc-binding dehydrogenase encodes MVRAAVLPAVGAPLEITGIELPEPGPGQLRVRLAAAGVCHSDLSLSNGTMRVPVPAVLGHEGAGTVLSVGEGVGHVAPGDGVVLNWAPSCGNCHHCGIGEVWLCANALAGAANIHARTSDGTELHPGLNVAAFAEETVVAANCVLPAPAGVPLTDAALLGCAVLTGYGAVHHSAQVRAGESVVVFGIGGVGLAVLQSARIAGAARIIAVDVSPDKEELARRAGATDYVIASATTPREIRGLTGGQGADVAIECVGRAATIRTAWESTRRGGRTTVVGIGGKDQEVTFNALEIFHWGRSLTGCVYGNSVPARDLPVLAAHIAAGRFDLSMMVTERIGLDGIPAAFDNMIAGKGGRALVVF; translated from the coding sequence GTGGTCCGCGCCGCCGTACTGCCCGCCGTCGGAGCCCCGCTGGAGATCACCGGCATCGAACTTCCGGAGCCCGGCCCCGGCCAGCTCCGCGTCCGGCTCGCCGCGGCCGGGGTCTGCCACTCGGACCTCTCGCTGTCCAACGGCACGATGCGGGTGCCGGTGCCCGCCGTCCTCGGCCACGAGGGAGCCGGCACGGTGCTCTCCGTGGGCGAGGGTGTCGGCCATGTCGCACCCGGTGACGGCGTGGTGCTCAACTGGGCCCCGTCCTGCGGCAACTGTCACCACTGCGGGATCGGCGAGGTCTGGCTCTGCGCCAACGCACTGGCCGGGGCGGCGAACATCCACGCCCGCACCTCCGACGGCACCGAGCTCCACCCCGGGCTGAACGTCGCCGCCTTCGCCGAGGAGACCGTGGTCGCCGCGAACTGCGTGCTGCCCGCACCGGCCGGCGTCCCGCTCACCGACGCCGCGCTGCTCGGCTGCGCGGTGCTGACCGGGTACGGCGCGGTCCATCACAGCGCGCAGGTCCGTGCGGGGGAGTCCGTCGTGGTGTTCGGCATCGGAGGCGTGGGTCTCGCGGTGCTCCAGTCCGCCCGGATCGCGGGCGCCGCGCGGATCATCGCGGTGGACGTCTCCCCGGACAAGGAGGAGCTGGCCCGGCGGGCGGGCGCCACCGACTACGTCATCGCCTCGGCCACCACGCCCCGCGAGATCCGCGGCCTCACCGGCGGCCAGGGCGCGGACGTCGCGATCGAGTGCGTCGGCCGGGCCGCCACCATCCGTACCGCCTGGGAGTCCACCCGCAGGGGCGGCCGCACCACGGTCGTCGGCATCGGTGGCAAGGACCAGGAGGTGACCTTCAACGCCCTGGAGATCTTCCACTGGGGCCGCTCCCTGACGGGCTGCGTGTACGGGAACAGCGTCCCGGCCCGCGACCTGCCGGTGCTGGCCGCGCACATCGCGGCGGGCCGCTTCGACCTCTCCATGATGGTCACCGAACGGATCGGTCTCGACGGCATCCCGGCCGCCTTCGACAACATGATCGCCGGCAAGGGCGGCCGGGCCCTGGTGGTCTTCTAG
- a CDS encoding molybdopterin oxidoreductase family protein, with protein sequence MSHDPSSPRTALRVCPLCEATCGLVLTIEGTRVTGARGDRDDVFSQGFVCPKGASIGGLDEDPDRLRTPLVRKDGVLTEASWSEAFDAIARALPAITAEHGPQAAGVVLGNPNVHTMAGALYPSALLGALRTRALFTASTLDQMPKHVSSGLLFGDPNTIAVPDLDRTGHLLLLGANPLESNGSLCTAPDFPGKLKALRRRGASLTVVDPRRTRTARLADRHVAIRPGTDALLLAAVAHVLFEEKLTDPGPLADHVRGIEEVAQELRDFSPEAVAGACDVDAGTIRAIARELAAAPTAAVYGRIGSCTVEHGTLASWLVDVLNVLTGNLDRPGGALFPLSATARAPRPAAPGKGFALGRWASRVSGHPEAKGELPIAALAEEIETPGEGRIRALIVLAANPVLSAPDGDRLDRALADGLDFMVSVDPYLNETSRHADVVLPPPPPSQSAHFDFAFNALAVRNQVRYTRPAVPLDPDRMDESEILARLVLAVSGTHGAEPDAVDAMAIDRTLAKAVADPHSAVHGRAPAALAAALTGRTGPERRLDLMLRLGPYGDGFGADPDGLTLERLLAHPHGIDLGPLTSRIPQVLSTPGGRVELLPAPIAADLPRLREALAKGAEPGALVLIGRRHLRSNNSWMHNVSALAGGSNVCTLQVHPEDAARLGLADGAAATVTADGGELTAPVEITDGVRTGVVSLPHGWGHSRPGTRMSVAAARPGVNVNQLLDGSRLDPLSGTAVLNGIPVTVAPAH encoded by the coding sequence ATGTCGCACGACCCCAGCAGCCCCCGCACCGCCCTGCGCGTCTGCCCGCTCTGCGAGGCCACCTGCGGACTCGTCCTCACCATCGAGGGGACCAGGGTCACCGGCGCCCGGGGCGACCGCGACGACGTGTTCAGCCAGGGCTTCGTCTGCCCCAAGGGCGCCTCCATCGGCGGACTCGACGAGGACCCCGACCGGCTGCGCACCCCCCTCGTCCGCAAGGACGGGGTCCTCACGGAGGCGAGCTGGAGCGAGGCGTTCGACGCGATCGCCCGCGCCCTGCCCGCCATCACCGCGGAGCACGGCCCGCAGGCCGCCGGGGTCGTCCTCGGCAACCCCAATGTGCACACCATGGCCGGCGCCCTCTACCCGTCCGCCCTGCTCGGAGCCCTGCGGACCAGGGCCCTGTTCACCGCCAGCACCCTGGACCAGATGCCCAAACACGTATCCAGCGGGCTGCTCTTCGGCGATCCGAACACCATCGCGGTGCCCGACCTCGACCGCACCGGCCATCTGCTGCTGCTCGGCGCCAACCCGCTCGAATCCAACGGCAGCCTCTGCACCGCCCCCGACTTCCCCGGAAAACTCAAGGCGCTGCGCCGCCGGGGCGCCAGCCTCACCGTCGTCGACCCGCGCCGCACCCGTACCGCGCGCCTCGCCGACCGGCACGTCGCCATCCGCCCCGGAACCGACGCCCTGCTGCTCGCCGCCGTAGCCCACGTACTGTTCGAGGAGAAGCTGACCGACCCCGGACCGCTCGCCGATCACGTCCGGGGCATCGAGGAAGTCGCCCAGGAGCTGCGGGACTTTTCGCCGGAGGCGGTCGCCGGGGCCTGTGACGTGGACGCCGGCACCATCCGCGCGATCGCCAGGGAGCTCGCGGCCGCCCCCACCGCCGCCGTGTACGGCCGCATCGGCAGCTGCACCGTCGAACACGGCACCCTGGCCAGCTGGCTCGTCGACGTCCTCAACGTCCTCACCGGCAACCTCGACCGCCCCGGCGGCGCCCTCTTCCCGCTCTCCGCCACCGCCCGCGCCCCACGGCCCGCCGCCCCCGGCAAGGGCTTCGCCCTCGGGCGCTGGGCCAGCCGGGTCTCCGGACACCCCGAGGCCAAGGGCGAACTGCCCATCGCCGCACTGGCCGAGGAGATCGAGACACCCGGCGAAGGGCGCATCCGCGCGCTGATCGTGCTGGCCGCAAACCCGGTGCTCTCGGCGCCCGACGGCGACCGGCTCGACCGGGCGCTCGCCGACGGGCTCGACTTCATGGTGAGCGTCGACCCGTACCTCAACGAGACCTCCCGCCACGCCGATGTGGTGCTTCCGCCACCGCCGCCCTCGCAGAGCGCCCACTTCGACTTCGCGTTCAACGCCCTCGCCGTCCGCAACCAGGTCCGCTACACCCGGCCCGCCGTCCCGCTGGACCCGGACCGGATGGACGAGAGCGAGATCCTCGCCCGGCTCGTCCTCGCCGTCTCCGGGACGCACGGCGCCGAGCCGGACGCCGTGGACGCCATGGCCATCGACCGGACCCTCGCCAAGGCCGTGGCCGACCCCCACTCGGCGGTGCACGGCCGGGCCCCCGCCGCACTCGCCGCCGCGCTCACCGGCCGCACCGGACCGGAGCGCCGCCTGGACCTGATGCTGCGCCTGGGCCCGTACGGCGACGGCTTCGGCGCCGACCCCGACGGCCTCACCCTGGAACGGCTGCTCGCCCACCCGCACGGCATCGACCTCGGCCCCCTCACCTCCCGCATCCCACAGGTCCTCAGCACCCCCGGCGGACGCGTCGAACTGCTCCCCGCGCCCATCGCCGCAGACCTGCCCAGGCTGCGCGAGGCCCTCGCCAAAGGCGCCGAGCCCGGTGCGCTCGTCCTCATCGGCCGCCGCCATCTGCGGTCCAACAACAGCTGGATGCACAACGTCTCGGCGCTCGCCGGCGGCTCCAACGTCTGCACCCTCCAGGTGCACCCCGAGGACGCGGCCCGGCTCGGACTGGCGGACGGCGCGGCCGCCACCGTCACCGCGGACGGCGGTGAGCTGACCGCCCCGGTCGAGATCACCGACGGCGTGCGGACGGGTGTGGTGAGCCTCCCGCACGGCTGGGGGCACAGCCGCCCCGGCACCCGGATGTCCGTCGCCGCCGCGCGGCCCGGCGTCAACGTCAACCAGCTGCTCGACGGCAGCCGGCTCGACCCGCTCTCCGGCACCGCCGTACTCAACGGCATCCCCGTCACGGTGGCACCGGCGCACTGA
- a CDS encoding TetR/AcrR family transcriptional regulator translates to MESVPHANTNLRRAPVQQRSAERLARILDACAELLDETGYEQLSTRAVAVRAEVPIGSVYRFFSNKRALADALALRNLDSYAERITGRLAVIPADDWRRAIDAVLDEYLAMKRSVPGFALVDFGAPAPDEDPADDANHRVASRLADLLCGHLGRTSDEDLLRTVLVCVEATDALLKLAFRTDGSGDQAIVTETRVLIQAYLARVLD, encoded by the coding sequence ATGGAGTCCGTGCCCCATGCGAACACGAACCTCCGCCGCGCCCCCGTGCAGCAGCGCAGCGCCGAGCGCCTCGCCCGGATACTCGACGCCTGCGCCGAACTCCTCGACGAGACCGGCTACGAGCAGCTCTCGACCCGGGCCGTGGCGGTACGGGCCGAGGTCCCCATCGGTTCCGTCTACCGGTTCTTCTCCAACAAGCGGGCCCTCGCCGACGCCCTCGCCCTGCGCAATCTGGACAGCTACGCCGAGCGCATCACGGGCAGGCTGGCCGTCATCCCGGCCGACGACTGGCGCCGCGCCATCGACGCCGTGCTCGACGAGTACCTGGCGATGAAGCGTTCCGTACCCGGCTTCGCGCTCGTCGACTTCGGCGCACCGGCGCCCGACGAGGACCCGGCCGACGACGCCAACCACCGGGTCGCGAGCCGGCTGGCCGACCTCCTCTGCGGGCATCTTGGCCGCACCTCGGACGAGGACCTGCTGCGCACCGTCCTGGTCTGCGTGGAGGCCACCGACGCCCTGCTCAAACTCGCCTTCCGCACCGACGGGTCCGGCGACCAGGCGATCGTCACCGAGACCCGGGTGCTGATCCAGGCCTATCTGGCGCGCGTGCTGGACTGA
- a CDS encoding aldehyde dehydrogenase family protein, whose amino-acid sequence MKAHDGMYIGGEWRPAAGTDTIAVVNPADEQVIAHVPAGTAADVDDAVRAARAAFPGWAATPPAERAARIGALRDVLAARKDEVAETVTAELGSPLPMSQMVHAGVPVLVAGSYAELAATYAFEERHGNSTVLLEPVGVVGAITPWNYPLHQIVAKVAPALAAGCTVVLKPAEDTPLTAQLFAEATAEAGLPAGVFNLVTGTGPVAGQALAAHEDVDLVSFTGSTAVGKQIGAAAGGAVKRVALELGGKSANVILPGADLAKAVNVGVANVMSNSGQTCSAWTRMLVDADRYEEAVALAAAAVAKYVPGERVGPLVNAKQQARVRGYIEKGIEEGARVVAGGPEAPLATGYYVSPTVFADVTPQMTIAQEEIFGPVISILKYEDEDDALRIANGTVYGLAGAVWAADDDRAVAFARRMDTGQVDINGGRFNPLAPFGGYKQSGVGRELGVHGLAEYLQTKSLQF is encoded by the coding sequence ATGAAGGCCCACGACGGTATGTACATCGGCGGCGAATGGCGGCCGGCCGCGGGAACGGACACGATCGCGGTCGTGAATCCGGCGGACGAGCAGGTCATCGCCCACGTCCCGGCCGGGACGGCGGCCGATGTCGACGACGCGGTACGGGCCGCGCGCGCCGCGTTCCCCGGCTGGGCCGCGACCCCGCCGGCCGAGCGCGCCGCCCGGATCGGCGCGCTGCGCGACGTGCTGGCCGCCCGCAAGGACGAGGTCGCCGAGACGGTCACCGCCGAACTGGGCTCACCGCTGCCCATGTCGCAGATGGTGCACGCCGGGGTGCCGGTGCTCGTCGCCGGCTCGTACGCCGAACTGGCCGCGACGTACGCCTTCGAGGAGCGGCACGGCAACTCCACCGTCCTCCTGGAGCCGGTCGGCGTGGTCGGCGCGATCACCCCGTGGAACTACCCGCTGCACCAGATCGTCGCCAAGGTCGCCCCGGCGCTCGCCGCGGGCTGCACCGTCGTCCTCAAGCCCGCCGAGGACACCCCGCTCACCGCCCAGCTCTTCGCCGAGGCCACCGCTGAGGCGGGTCTGCCCGCCGGGGTCTTCAACCTGGTCACCGGTACGGGGCCGGTCGCCGGACAGGCCCTCGCCGCGCACGAGGACGTCGACCTGGTCTCCTTCACCGGCTCCACCGCCGTCGGGAAGCAGATCGGCGCGGCCGCCGGCGGCGCGGTCAAGCGCGTGGCCCTGGAGCTGGGCGGGAAGTCCGCCAACGTCATCCTGCCCGGCGCCGACCTGGCCAAGGCCGTCAACGTCGGCGTCGCCAACGTGATGTCCAACTCCGGCCAGACGTGCAGCGCCTGGACCCGGATGCTGGTGGACGCCGACCGGTACGAGGAGGCCGTGGCCCTGGCCGCCGCAGCCGTCGCCAAGTACGTGCCCGGCGAGCGGGTCGGCCCGCTCGTCAACGCCAAGCAGCAGGCCCGGGTGCGCGGTTACATCGAGAAGGGCATCGAGGAGGGCGCCCGCGTCGTCGCCGGCGGCCCCGAGGCACCGCTCGCCACGGGCTACTACGTCAGCCCCACCGTCTTCGCGGACGTCACCCCGCAGATGACCATCGCCCAGGAGGAGATCTTCGGCCCGGTCATCTCGATCCTGAAGTACGAGGACGAGGACGACGCCCTGCGGATCGCCAACGGCACGGTGTACGGGCTCGCCGGCGCGGTCTGGGCCGCCGACGACGATCGGGCCGTCGCCTTCGCCCGCCGGATGGACACCGGCCAGGTCGACATCAACGGCGGCCGGTTCAACCCGCTCGCCCCCTTCGGCGGCTACAAGCAGTCCGGCGTCGGCCGCGAACTGGGCGTCCACGGCCTCGCGGAGTACCTGCAGACCAAGTCCCTCCAGTTCTGA
- the ppk2 gene encoding polyphosphate kinase 2 gives MTRSAERRSGPSRRTKGKQAAPKPPLVTPEGHPRDAWREDYPYTEKLRRKAYDRSKRALQIELLKLQHWVKEHDERLVVLFEGRDAAGKGGTIKRFTENLNPRGARVVALEKPTERERTQWYFQRYVAHLPAAGEIVLFDRSWYNRAGVERVMGYCSTREYLEFMHQTPGFERMLARDGIHLVKFWFSVSRNEQRNRFMNRQTDPVRQWKLSPVDLASLDKWDAYTEAKELMLFHTDTADAPWTVVKSNDKKRARLEAIRHVLHRFDYPGKDASVAGRPDPLVVGPAAQLFEQGEMASRLLTGHSRD, from the coding sequence ATGACGCGGAGCGCCGAGCGGCGGAGCGGCCCTAGCAGGAGGACGAAGGGGAAGCAGGCGGCACCCAAGCCGCCCCTGGTGACGCCCGAGGGCCACCCCCGTGACGCCTGGCGGGAGGACTATCCGTACACCGAGAAGCTCCGCCGCAAGGCGTACGACAGGTCCAAGCGGGCCCTCCAGATCGAACTGCTCAAGCTCCAGCACTGGGTCAAGGAGCACGACGAGCGCCTCGTCGTGCTCTTCGAGGGCCGCGACGCCGCGGGCAAGGGCGGCACGATCAAGCGCTTCACCGAGAACCTCAATCCGCGTGGCGCGCGGGTGGTGGCGCTGGAGAAGCCCACCGAGCGCGAACGCACCCAGTGGTACTTCCAGCGCTACGTGGCACACCTGCCGGCGGCCGGGGAGATCGTGCTGTTCGACCGGTCCTGGTACAACCGGGCCGGGGTGGAGCGGGTGATGGGGTACTGCTCGACCCGCGAGTACCTCGAATTCATGCACCAGACACCGGGGTTCGAGCGGATGCTGGCGCGGGACGGCATCCACCTGGTGAAGTTCTGGTTCTCCGTCTCGCGCAACGAGCAGCGCAACCGGTTCATGAACCGGCAGACCGATCCGGTGCGGCAGTGGAAGCTGAGCCCGGTCGACCTCGCCTCGCTCGACAAGTGGGACGCGTACACCGAGGCGAAGGAGCTGATGCTCTTCCACACGGACACGGCGGACGCGCCCTGGACCGTGGTGAAGAGCAACGACAAGAAGCGGGCCCGGCTGGAGGCGATCCGGCACGTGCTGCACCGCTTCGACTACCCGGGCAAGGACGCGTCGGTGGCCGGGCGGCCGGACCCGCTGGTCGTGGGCCCGGCCGCCCAGCTGTTCGAACAGGGGGAGATGGCGTCCCGGCTACTGACGGGCCACTCGCGGGATTAA
- a CDS encoding ABC transporter ATP-binding protein → MTRAITLNNVSKAYGRSSRAVDRLSLSIEPGEFVVLLGPSGCGKSTVLRMIAGLEGVSEGEVLLDGEPANHLSPRERGMAMVFQNFALYPTMTNRANIGFPLKLENPRQDHNDRIESTARMLGIESVLDRLPGQLSGGERQRVAMGRAISRRPSAFLMDEPLSNLDAKLRNHLRAEISQLTRELGVTTVYVTHDQAEAMSLGHRVAVMRGGVLQQVSPPREVYALPENVFVAAFIGTPRINLLQAVVHAPLEGRMSIDLGRQRLTLTEPLSPDHQLLRIQQGRRIIVGLRSEAVRIAPPSRARPGEVALSGIVEHVEYQGHEALVHLNTGSRPAVVPDLESARQDHGTQRRRRAAEGGAGVLGRLRERAAGHLGGSVAVLDAPEADAQAPAVRSPDRPAVTASDLVVRTGPDMRLRNGGQVPLLVDLAHLYVFDHHGRRICPLPRDVPGLDM, encoded by the coding sequence ATGACTCGCGCCATCACCCTGAACAACGTCAGCAAGGCGTACGGACGGTCCTCGCGTGCCGTCGACCGTCTCTCGCTCTCCATCGAACCGGGCGAGTTCGTCGTCCTGCTGGGCCCCTCGGGCTGCGGCAAGTCGACGGTGCTGCGCATGATCGCCGGCCTCGAGGGCGTCTCCGAGGGCGAGGTGCTCCTCGACGGTGAACCGGCGAACCACCTCAGCCCCCGCGAACGCGGAATGGCCATGGTCTTCCAGAACTTCGCGCTGTACCCGACCATGACCAACCGGGCCAACATCGGCTTCCCGCTGAAACTGGAGAACCCGCGCCAGGACCACAACGACCGCATCGAGAGCACGGCCAGGATGCTCGGGATCGAGAGCGTCCTGGACCGGCTTCCCGGCCAGCTCTCCGGCGGAGAGCGCCAGCGCGTCGCGATGGGCCGGGCCATTTCGCGCCGGCCCTCCGCCTTCCTGATGGACGAGCCGCTCTCCAACCTCGACGCGAAGCTCCGCAACCACCTGCGCGCCGAGATATCCCAGCTCACCAGGGAACTCGGCGTCACCACCGTCTACGTGACCCACGACCAGGCCGAGGCGATGTCGCTGGGCCACCGGGTCGCCGTGATGCGCGGGGGAGTGCTCCAGCAGGTCAGCCCGCCGCGCGAGGTGTACGCGCTGCCGGAGAACGTGTTCGTCGCCGCGTTCATCGGCACCCCGCGGATCAACCTGCTCCAGGCCGTCGTGCACGCCCCCCTGGAGGGGCGGATGTCCATCGACCTCGGCCGCCAGCGCCTCACGCTGACCGAACCGCTCAGCCCGGACCACCAGTTGCTCCGCATCCAGCAGGGCCGCCGGATCATCGTCGGGCTGCGCTCCGAGGCGGTCCGGATCGCCCCGCCGAGCCGGGCCCGCCCCGGAGAGGTCGCGCTCAGCGGCATCGTCGAGCACGTCGAGTACCAGGGGCACGAGGCGCTGGTCCACCTCAACACCGGCTCGCGGCCCGCCGTGGTGCCGGACCTGGAATCGGCCCGCCAGGACCACGGCACCCAGCGCAGGCGCCGCGCCGCCGAAGGCGGAGCGGGGGTGCTGGGGCGGCTCAGAGAACGCGCCGCCGGGCACCTCGGCGGCTCCGTCGCCGTCCTGGACGCGCCGGAGGCCGACGCGCAGGCGCCCGCCGTGCGCAGCCCCGACCGTCCCGCGGTCACCGCCAGCGACCTCGTGGTGCGCACCGGACCTGACATGCGGCTGCGCAATGGCGGCCAGGTCCCGCTCCTGGTGGATCTGGCACACCTGTACGTCTTCGACCACCACGGGCGCCGGATCTGCCCGTTGCCCAGGGACGTTCCGGGGCTGGACATGTAG
- a CDS encoding right-handed parallel beta-helix repeat-containing protein encodes MSWTRRLLVILAALAAALLAAPAAQAHEERPVTLPDGTGSVPVHRAGEPDLLVCKSDRADFEHRISGFPDALRTRNLKLFDRCQKSGYRHLQQAVDAVTGPGKNIAVLPGLYEEEPSLPAPTGECARLKAPDSQLGYQILSYAQQAKCPHNQNLVAILGKKDLQIEGTGAERTDVVIDAKYRKLNAIRADGSDGVYFRNFTAQRTTFNSLYILAQDGFVIDDVLTRWNDEYGFLTFASDHGLYKNCESYGNGDSGIYPGSASDINDGYGYKVPRYSIEITGCRSHHNMVGYSGTAGDSVYVHDNEFDHNMGGASMDSAFPGHPGLPQNHARFERNLIHDNNADYYPYVADGTCAKPPVERGYENGVVCPQISMPPGSGIITAGGNWNIYENNWVYGQQRAAFFLSAVPAFIRGESALGKQTDTSHHNRYADNHLGTDKAGNARPNRTDVWWDGQGDGNCWQSDAGPSTPRSLPACGDERGAVTGRTDRLMGEPVKLAQLLVCADYNVQARRLPAGCDWYGARGIERVEFQAALGIAVVLVLVGGVLWWRRLRSSRLATAASALGLIGLGLDVAGSTMGLASSYLPAVALLLTGLWWTGIGLVLRRERPGLGWTTVVLGALTLLDALDKGVFMIPWIPLSPAWVRGLLGVVWVVWAVVAAARHGEREPGTPDADDAGGASAAHVPAPASDGAPPRPAPSAPATDGDAS; translated from the coding sequence ATGTCGTGGACACGTAGACTTTTGGTGATCCTGGCGGCGCTCGCGGCCGCCCTCCTCGCGGCCCCGGCCGCCCAGGCGCACGAGGAACGTCCGGTCACCCTTCCCGACGGAACCGGCAGCGTCCCGGTGCACCGCGCGGGCGAGCCGGACCTCCTGGTCTGCAAGAGCGACCGCGCCGACTTCGAGCACCGGATATCGGGCTTCCCCGACGCCCTGCGGACCAGGAACCTGAAGCTCTTCGACCGGTGCCAGAAGTCCGGCTACCGCCATCTCCAGCAGGCCGTCGACGCGGTCACCGGCCCCGGGAAGAACATCGCGGTCCTGCCGGGGCTCTACGAGGAGGAGCCCTCACTGCCGGCACCGACCGGGGAGTGCGCCCGGCTGAAGGCGCCCGACTCCCAGCTCGGCTACCAGATCCTGAGCTACGCCCAGCAGGCGAAGTGCCCGCACAACCAGAACCTGGTGGCGATCCTCGGCAAGAAGGACCTGCAGATCGAGGGCACCGGCGCCGAGCGCACGGACGTCGTCATCGACGCCAAGTACCGCAAGCTCAACGCGATCCGGGCGGACGGCTCCGACGGCGTCTACTTCAGGAACTTCACCGCCCAGCGCACCACGTTCAACTCGCTGTACATCCTGGCCCAGGACGGCTTCGTCATCGACGACGTGCTGACCCGCTGGAACGACGAGTACGGCTTCCTGACCTTCGCCAGCGACCACGGCCTCTACAAGAACTGCGAGTCGTACGGCAACGGCGACTCCGGCATCTACCCGGGCAGCGCCTCCGACATCAACGACGGCTACGGCTACAAGGTCCCGCGCTACTCGATCGAGATCACCGGCTGCCGCAGCCACCACAACATGGTCGGCTACTCCGGCACCGCCGGGGACTCCGTCTACGTCCACGACAACGAGTTCGACCACAACATGGGCGGCGCCTCCATGGACAGCGCCTTCCCCGGCCACCCCGGGCTGCCGCAGAACCACGCCCGCTTCGAGCGCAACCTGATCCACGACAACAACGCCGACTACTACCCGTACGTCGCCGACGGCACCTGCGCCAAGCCGCCGGTCGAGCGCGGTTACGAGAACGGGGTGGTCTGCCCGCAGATCTCCATGCCGCCGGGCTCCGGCATCATCACCGCGGGCGGCAACTGGAACATCTACGAGAACAACTGGGTCTACGGGCAGCAGCGCGCCGCCTTCTTCCTGAGCGCCGTACCCGCGTTCATCCGGGGCGAAAGCGCGCTGGGCAAGCAGACCGACACCTCGCACCACAACCGGTACGCCGACAACCACCTCGGCACCGACAAGGCCGGCAACGCCCGCCCCAACCGCACCGACGTCTGGTGGGACGGCCAGGGCGACGGCAACTGCTGGCAGTCGGACGCGGGGCCCTCCACGCCCCGCTCACTGCCCGCCTGCGGTGACGAACGCGGCGCGGTCACCGGCCGCACCGACCGGCTGATGGGCGAACCCGTCAAGCTCGCCCAGCTGCTGGTCTGCGCCGACTACAACGTGCAGGCCCGCCGGCTGCCGGCCGGCTGCGACTGGTACGGCGCACGGGGGATCGAACGCGTGGAGTTCCAGGCGGCCCTGGGCATCGCGGTGGTGCTCGTGCTGGTCGGCGGCGTGCTGTGGTGGCGCAGGCTCCGCTCCAGCCGGCTCGCCACGGCGGCCTCGGCCCTCGGGCTCATCGGCCTCGGCCTTGACGTGGCCGGGTCGACCATGGGGCTCGCCTCCTCCTACCTGCCCGCTGTCGCGCTGCTGCTGACGGGGCTCTGGTGGACGGGCATCGGTCTGGTGCTGCGGCGCGAGCGGCCGGGCCTTGGCTGGACGACGGTGGTGCTGGGCGCGCTCACGCTGCTCGACGCGCTCGACAAGGGCGTGTTCATGATCCCGTGGATTCCGCTGAGCCCCGCCTGGGTGCGCGGGCTGCTCGGCGTGGTCTGGGTGGTGTGGGCCGTGGTGGCCGCCGCCCGGCACGGCGAACGGGAGCCCGGGACGCCGGATGCGGACGACGCCGGGGGCGCGAGTGCCGCCCACGTACCCGCTCCCGCGTCGGACGGCGCCCCGCCACGGCCCGCCCCCTCGGCCCCCGCCACGGACGGAGATGCCTCGTGA